A segment of the uncultured Desulfobulbus sp. genome:
GTTCGCCTGCTTAACAGCGATGAAAAAACTGTAGTCAGAGTACATCTTGAACGACAAAAACCCGCCGGGCGAAACGACAGCTATTGCCTGATTCGACTTGTGCCTGTTCGCGGCTACGATATCGAGTTGGCTGGTGCCAAGGAAATTTTGGCCGAAAATGGTGTTATTGAAAAGGTCAGCCCGCTGATTGGTTTTGAAGAAGCCTGTCACAGTGCTGGGCGAACGCCCCTTGATTACAGTCCAAAGTTTCAGATTCAACTCAAACCCGGCAGTACTGCGCGAGAATCGATGTCGGCTATTTATCTTGCGCTTCTCAATGATATGCGACTCAATATTCCTGGAATGCTTGCTGACTGGGATATTGAGTTTTTGCATGATTTTCGAGTTGCCATACGAAGAACCCGTTCCGGCCTGAGTCTGGTTAAGGGGGTTTTACCCAACCCGGTGGTTGCCCGTTTTAAGAAGGAATTTGCTGCTCTGGGTAGTGTAACCGGACCGACCCGTGATCTTGATGTCTACCTGAAAGATCGGCAAAAATATCTCGATCGTTTGCCCCCTACCTTGCAACCAGGCCTTGAACTCTTTTTTGATCAGCTTTCCAAAGAACGGAAGAACGAGCAGAAAAAGCTGGTCCGTCATCTCCGTACCAAAAAGATTTCTATTCTTTTTAACGATTGGCAGCGCAGCCTTGAACAGGATGAACTTCATCCGGCTTCGAAAGCCCAAATGCCTGTACTCTCAGTAGCAAACCCCATTATTTTCAAACACTTCAAACGGGTACTAAAGACTGGTTTAGCGGTGGATCGTAGCTCACCTGACGACGATGTGCACGCCTTACGGATTCAATGTAAAAAACTTCGCTATTCCATGGAGTTTTTTGCAAGTCTCTATCCAAAAGACGAACTGCAAAAAGTTGTTAAGCAACTGAAAAAGCTTCAAGATATATTAGGGATTTTTAACGATCTCTATGTGCAGCAATCCATGGTCATGAAAACACTGGAGGAGCTAACCGCGCAGCGCCCTACCAA
Coding sequences within it:
- a CDS encoding CHAD domain-containing protein — translated: MNPYSTQTWLLPDDLHIDELLDSFKEKFSLEVSPEYSTKVKYADTFDWQLYGKNYLLHNHGEEWTLFQKDAGTVKVQQGGPSLTPPCFASDFPQGELRDIIQPILGIRTLLPLATVLLAAQEVRLLNSDEKTVVRVHLERQKPAGRNDSYCLIRLVPVRGYDIELAGAKEILAENGVIEKVSPLIGFEEACHSAGRTPLDYSPKFQIQLKPGSTARESMSAIYLALLNDMRLNIPGMLADWDIEFLHDFRVAIRRTRSGLSLVKGVLPNPVVARFKKEFAALGSVTGPTRDLDVYLKDRQKYLDRLPPTLQPGLELFFDQLSKERKNEQKKLVRHLRTKKISILFNDWQRSLEQDELHPASKAQMPVLSVANPIIFKHFKRVLKTGLAVDRSSPDDDVHALRIQCKKLRYSMEFFASLYPKDELQKVVKQLKKLQDILGIFNDLYVQQSMVMKTLEELTAQRPTKTNLAISTSLGSLMQSLYQDQEEIRLHFKEAFNQFSTEETTRLCRQLFKTKQVSK